In Castanea sativa cultivar Marrone di Chiusa Pesio chromosome 6, ASM4071231v1, a single window of DNA contains:
- the LOC142641696 gene encoding uncharacterized protein LOC142641696: MEGMAEAVAVPPAPLQELVLTLEQATHMAKQLPATTDPTHLLQIYTSLHQAHHHLSNFLSKTHQQQFPPPPPPFPSLLPLPHAAAENSVSSATGGADTDPMQLADDDGEDTEGNSKGTIEKVEEKMRDCFIKNKRPKRPLSPSAATMAEERRLYDDGFGRSVKGFDPYATRLRALDLVYQFHG; encoded by the coding sequence ATGGAAGGCATGGCAGAGGCAGTAGCAGTACCACCAGCACCATTGCAAGAGCTGGTACTGACTCTAGAGCAAGCCACCCACATGGCCAAACAGCTCCCCGCCACCACTGACCCCACCCACCTCCTCCAAATCTACACCTCTCTCCACCAAGCCCACCACCACCTCTCTAACTTTCTCTCCAAAACCCATCAACAACAattccctcctcctcctcctcctttccCTTCTCTGCTGCCTCTGCCACACGCTGCCGCCGAGAACTCCGTCTCCTCCGCAACCGGCGGTGCTGACACTGACCCGATGCAACTGGCGGATGATGATGGGGAAGATACTGAAGGGAATTCAAAGGGCACAATTGAAAAAGTTGAGGAGAAGATGAGGGATTGCTTTATTAAGAATAAGCGGCCAAAGCGGCCGCTTTCGCCTTCGGCGGCCACGATGGCGGAGGAGAGAAGGCTTTATGATGATGGGTTTGGGAGGAGTGTAAAGGGTTTTGATCCTTATGCCACGAGGTTGAGGGCTTTGGACCTTGTGTACCAGTTTCATGggtga